A section of the Diabrotica virgifera virgifera chromosome 8, PGI_DIABVI_V3a genome encodes:
- the LOC126889997 gene encoding 39S ribosomal protein L13, mitochondrial, whose translation MSALKRVQQWATFARIWHIYDAAWQNPFHSAELLRKYLMGIHKPIYHPMNDCGDHVIVINSADIALPGDEWKKRVYFHHTGYPGGASWTLAWELHKKDPTLVLKKAVYNSMDGNLQRRYTMERLHLFPNADVPTNLLANVSNQIKQLRPKPKRLDTYPDEEVKQFPKIIDLPKDYILR comes from the exons ATGTCTGCTTTAAAAAGAGTTCAA CAGTGGGCAACTTTTGCAAGAATTTGGCATATATATGATGCAGCCTGGCAAAACCCATTTCATTCAGCTGAACTTCTAAGAAAATACCTGATGGGCATACACAAACCCATATATCATCCTATGA ATGATTGTGGAGATCATGTTATAGTCATAAACAGTGCAGATATTGCTTTACCAGGAGATGAATGGAAAAAAAGAGTTTACTTCCATCATACAGGATATCCAGGTGGAGCTAGTTGGACTTTAGCTTGGGAGTTACACAAAAAAGATCCAACATTG GTTCTAAAGAAAGCTGTATATAATAGCATGGATGGTAACCTTCAAAGGAGATATACAATGGAACGATTGCACCTCTTCCCTAATGCAGATGTCCCTACGAATTTATTAGCAAATGTTTCAAATCAAATAAAACAGTTAAGACCTAAACCAAAGAGGCTGGATACTTATCCAGATGAAGAGGTGAAACAATTTCCGAAGATTATTGATCTACCTAAAGAttatattttacgataa